A region of Allocoleopsis franciscana PCC 7113 DNA encodes the following proteins:
- a CDS encoding beta strand repeat-containing protein has product MTSAIILSSLCLNYPLQAQIVPDNTLLFNSLTTQSGNTSIITGGTPAGSNLFHSFSQFSVPTGGTAYFNNSSAIQNIFSRVTGSSISNIDGLIRANDANLFLLNPNGIIFGPNASLDIGGSFLGTTANRIIFADNTQFSTTNPQTPSLLMVNVPVGLGFGSNQAAIRVQGTGQRLIEDPLFPLLDRSSIVTGLRVSPGKTLALVGGDVTLDGALLTAEGGRIELGSVGSGIVSLSPTTQGWALGYQNVQSFQNIQLLSQALVDASEATTGNGGGSIHLQGANVALTDGSFILIQSQGDQPGGSINVNASESLEISGSSPDGLLPSRLVNQTVGAGQGGDIELSTQRLIIRDGGYVDNRTLGSGNGGEVRVNATESVQVSGASAFNPSLLSFLNSETYGSGRAGDLSVSTGQLRVLDGGAIVSATFSTGSTGTVRLNATQSIEVAGAQTSRLVASTVGSASGNEGNAESVIINTRKLVVRDGGRVDSSTLAYGNAGSIIVNASESVEVSGKAPGFVNPSLIISSANIVDPLTQAFFGLPPVPTGDSGNVTINTPHLSVTDGAQVTVRNDGTGKAGTLIINADSILLDNQGGITASTNAGESAQEGSITLNVRDSLQMRHNSIISAEARGDQRGGNIIINAGAIAAVPEENSDITASAPQGTGGRITINTQGIFGTQVRDQQTPESDIIAVGKTPEFNGIVQVNTPEINVQDALNQLNTNFFSTEQAIASSCFARRNVEQGSFTSTGTGGLPTTPYDAQGGRYPVTQVQALPHPATPQTSSPAPKTPSTWKLGDPIQEAQGISVTPDGRILVGTHPQLAALKDPQRLICHPTQVEE; this is encoded by the coding sequence TTGACAAGTGCAATTATTTTATCATCTTTATGTCTAAACTACCCACTTCAGGCACAGATTGTCCCGGATAACACGTTACTCTTCAATTCTCTCACCACACAGTCTGGCAACACCAGCATTATCACTGGCGGTACTCCAGCAGGGAGTAATTTATTTCACAGCTTTAGCCAGTTTTCTGTCCCCACAGGTGGCACAGCTTACTTTAACAATAGTTCAGCTATTCAGAACATTTTTAGTCGTGTTACAGGTAGCTCCATCTCTAATATTGATGGTTTAATTAGAGCCAACGATGCTAATCTGTTTTTACTCAATCCGAATGGAATTATTTTCGGGCCTAATGCCTCACTTGATATTGGTGGCTCATTTTTAGGTACTACCGCCAATCGCATCATCTTTGCTGATAACACCCAGTTCAGCACTACCAACCCCCAGACCCCTTCACTTTTAATGGTGAACGTTCCAGTTGGCTTGGGATTTGGAAGTAATCAGGCAGCAATTCGTGTGCAAGGTACAGGTCAAAGACTCATTGAAGATCCATTGTTCCCACTTCTTGATAGAAGTAGTATCGTAACGGGTCTACGGGTTAGCCCAGGAAAAACTTTGGCCTTAGTTGGAGGTGATGTCACCTTAGACGGCGCTCTTCTGACGGCAGAAGGAGGACGAATTGAGTTAGGCAGTGTTGGTTCTGGTATTGTCAGCCTTAGCCCCACTACCCAAGGCTGGGCTTTAGGTTATCAGAATGTGCAGAGTTTTCAGAATATTCAGCTCTTATCGCAGGCATTAGTAGATGCCAGTGAAGCTACTACAGGCAATGGGGGTGGCTCAATTCATTTACAGGGTGCTAATGTGGCTCTGACTGATGGTTCATTCATTTTGATTCAAAGCCAAGGCGATCAACCTGGAGGGAGCATCAACGTCAACGCCTCTGAGTCTCTGGAAATCAGTGGAAGTTCCCCAGATGGACTGCTTCCTAGCCGCTTAGTCAATCAAACTGTGGGAGCTGGACAGGGAGGAGACATTGAGCTTTCAACTCAACGATTGATTATTCGGGATGGCGGATATGTCGATAATAGAACCCTTGGTTCAGGTAACGGTGGCGAGGTGAGGGTGAATGCAACTGAATCCGTGCAAGTCAGTGGAGCTTCTGCATTTAATCCCTCTTTACTCAGCTTTCTCAATTCTGAAACTTACGGTTCTGGACGTGCAGGAGATCTGAGTGTGTCAACAGGACAGTTGAGGGTTCTGGATGGAGGAGCCATTGTATCTGCAACCTTTAGCACGGGTTCTACCGGAACTGTAAGGTTAAATGCCACTCAATCCATCGAAGTCGCTGGGGCACAAACAAGCAGATTAGTTGCAAGTACTGTGGGTTCTGCTAGTGGCAATGAGGGAAACGCTGAAAGCGTAATTATCAATACTCGAAAGTTAGTCGTTCGAGATGGGGGTAGAGTAGATTCTTCCACCCTAGCTTATGGTAATGCCGGAAGTATTATCGTCAACGCCTCAGAGTCTGTAGAGGTAAGTGGCAAGGCTCCAGGGTTTGTAAATCCCAGCCTGATCATCTCTTCTGCTAATATTGTTGACCCGCTCACACAAGCATTCTTCGGATTGCCACCTGTGCCGACTGGAGACTCCGGCAACGTGACGATTAACACGCCTCATTTAAGCGTTACCGATGGAGCTCAAGTCACAGTAAGGAATGATGGCACAGGCAAAGCAGGAACACTCATCATCAATGCTGACTCCATCCTTCTGGACAATCAAGGAGGCATCACAGCATCAACCAACGCTGGTGAATCCGCTCAAGAGGGCAGTATTACCCTCAATGTCCGGGATTCCTTACAGATGCGTCACAACAGTATAATTTCCGCCGAAGCTCGCGGCGATCAGAGGGGCGGTAACATCATTATTAATGCAGGTGCGATCGCAGCTGTCCCCGAAGAAAATAGCGATATCACCGCCAGTGCGCCCCAAGGAACCGGAGGCAGAATCACCATTAACACTCAAGGCATCTTCGGCACACAAGTTCGCGATCAGCAAACTCCCGAAAGTGACATCATCGCTGTCGGGAAAACCCCTGAATTCAACGGCATCGTGCAAGTTAATACCCCAGAGATCAACGTGCAGGACGCCCTCAACCAGCTCAACACCAATTTCTTCAGCACCGAACAAGCGATCGCCTCCAGTTGTTTCGCCCGTCGCAACGTCGAACAAGGCAGCTTTACCTCCACAGGAACCGGAGGTTTACCCACCACACCCTATGATGCTCAGGGAGGTCGCTATCCCGTCACCCAAGTTCAAGCCCTTCCCCATCCAGCAACGCCACAAACCTCTTCTCCCGCCCCCAAAACCCCATCTACCTGGAAACTCGGCGATCCCATCCAAGAAGCACAAGGCATCAGCGTTACCCCCGATGGACGAATCCTGGTCGGAACCCATCCCCAATTAGCCGCGCTCAAAGACCCACAACGTTTAATTTGTCATCCCACCCAGGTTGAAGAATAA
- a CDS encoding DUF928 domain-containing protein, protein MKTQSSFATAFLGTTSIVSLQLLGVLYPLPTTARNAVDVANNNQSFLVSQATGSRIRFVPPVTKNPRQSQGAGSRGCGEETLGQNLVTLLIPSRDYIGQTISSHPTFSWYLSQPVEVPMQFTLVEDKRGGGGKTIWEKKIDSPQQGMIHVEIPKDRPELLPGKTYRWTISLVCNSVQPSANRYFISYIERVPITPALEQKLSATGFNRNSLPKTIPSGSSLEIRDYASLYAESGLWYDAVAALTTAIKQYPKDVLVQDDLFSLFNQVGLGDVAKQERQRLFQK, encoded by the coding sequence ATGAAAACTCAATCTAGTTTCGCTACTGCTTTCCTAGGCACAACATCTATCGTTTCTTTGCAGTTGCTTGGTGTTCTCTATCCTCTGCCGACTACTGCCCGAAATGCTGTTGATGTTGCGAACAATAACCAAAGTTTCCTAGTGAGTCAAGCCACGGGTTCACGTATTCGCTTTGTTCCACCCGTGACTAAAAACCCTAGACAAAGTCAGGGGGCAGGCTCACGAGGCTGTGGGGAGGAAACCCTAGGGCAAAACTTAGTAACGTTGCTAATTCCCTCCCGGGATTATATCGGACAAACCATATCTAGCCATCCCACTTTTTCTTGGTACTTGTCACAACCTGTCGAAGTGCCCATGCAGTTTACGTTAGTGGAAGATAAAAGGGGTGGTGGAGGCAAGACAATTTGGGAGAAAAAAATCGATTCACCCCAACAGGGAATGATTCACGTAGAAATTCCCAAAGATCGACCCGAACTCCTTCCCGGAAAAACCTACAGATGGACGATTAGCTTAGTTTGTAACTCTGTACAACCCTCTGCAAATCGTTATTTCATCAGCTATATTGAGCGTGTGCCAATCACACCAGCTTTAGAGCAAAAACTGTCAGCGACGGGTTTCAATCGCAATTCTTTGCCCAAGACTATCCCTTCAGGCAGTAGTTTGGAAATACGCGATTACGCTTCACTGTATGCGGAATCGGGACTTTGGTATGATGCCGTTGCCGCCCTCACAACAGCGATTAAACAGTATCCCAAAGATGTTTTAGTACAAGACGATTTGTTTTCGCTCTTCAACCAAGTGGGGTTAGGTGATGTAGCCAAACAAGAGCGTCAACGCCTTTTTCAGAAATAA
- a CDS encoding Nif11-like leader peptide family natural product precursor, whose amino-acid sequence MSLRNLKQFARVVMENQELRERLSGVSDQGSLVRLLVAMGEENGYTFSEQDVVNYLDLVSDEVEISYPLANLDEIPSVVVW is encoded by the coding sequence ATGTCGCTACGAAACTTAAAGCAATTTGCCCGAGTCGTTATGGAGAATCAGGAACTTAGAGAACGGCTATCAGGGGTTTCCGATCAGGGAAGCCTTGTACGTCTTTTGGTGGCAATGGGAGAAGAGAACGGTTATACCTTCAGTGAGCAAGATGTAGTCAACTATTTAGATCTCGTGAGTGATGAGGTAGAGATCAGTTATCCTCTAGCTAATCTAGATGAGATTCCAAGCGTAGTAGTTTGGTGA
- a CDS encoding TIGR03985 family CRISPR-associated protein: MSDVLFRHPPQPTLLQKLAKGLLEQNHHLTRAVRLWVWLRWLYGDKGYTVLPDCFTYADWRQAFFSETHQDEKREDVFSHQDPNCACTKTTRQWLYELDIPVDEWQQSLQKQIPISDSDLKDFLQERLFAQVRKSLQSDLDLLVTWGWLQQVPSQTGRSKHYRRVEVLPISHKLENLESEGSLTTKEQVYVAETLEMLGFLDPNIPLLAEQIFEQPHEDTRRVSLYIDYLVPESTQKQDDVDQIQGELQEIWNSGQIQPLLLTYHSAHLGLVKECVVYPVCIYYMERAKYLCAYGSTPNGEINWHNYRLDRICSKRLVSLDWEDPRVPQLLREKYEDGQLPTQKTVQTQLKQAWGFDFYKPSALMLLRFNQKFHDRYIRGTFLHHTFEPIDYQQADSLIKQHTQNPEHRQALLEILQSRSPADAYYQAQYRVTDYHVLRRLRALGPEVEVLLPWDLREKIALHIQQTWNHYK; this comes from the coding sequence ATGTCCGATGTACTCTTTCGCCATCCTCCACAGCCCACCCTCCTGCAAAAGTTAGCCAAAGGACTTTTAGAACAAAATCACCATCTCACCCGTGCTGTGAGATTATGGGTCTGGTTACGCTGGCTCTACGGCGATAAAGGATACACAGTTCTACCAGACTGCTTTACCTACGCTGACTGGCGTCAAGCTTTCTTCAGCGAAACTCACCAGGATGAAAAGCGGGAAGACGTTTTTAGCCATCAAGACCCCAACTGCGCCTGTACTAAAACAACCAGACAATGGCTTTATGAGCTAGATATACCTGTGGATGAATGGCAACAGTCTTTGCAAAAACAAATCCCTATCTCCGACTCTGACCTAAAGGACTTCCTGCAAGAACGGCTATTTGCCCAAGTCCGCAAATCCCTTCAAAGTGACCTCGACTTACTCGTTACTTGGGGCTGGCTCCAACAAGTACCTAGTCAGACTGGCAGGAGCAAGCACTACCGTCGAGTGGAAGTACTGCCCATTTCCCATAAACTAGAAAACCTTGAGTCCGAAGGCAGCTTAACAACCAAAGAACAAGTTTACGTGGCTGAAACACTAGAAATGCTTGGGTTTCTCGACCCCAATATACCTCTATTAGCCGAGCAAATCTTTGAACAGCCGCACGAAGATACTCGTCGTGTCTCTTTGTATATTGACTACTTGGTGCCAGAGTCTACCCAAAAGCAAGATGATGTTGATCAGATCCAAGGGGAATTGCAGGAAATCTGGAACTCCGGACAAATTCAGCCTCTGCTGCTAACGTATCACAGCGCTCATCTCGGTTTGGTCAAAGAGTGCGTTGTCTATCCCGTCTGCATCTATTACATGGAACGGGCAAAATACCTATGTGCCTATGGCAGCACTCCCAACGGTGAAATCAACTGGCACAATTATCGCCTCGATCGCATTTGCTCAAAACGCCTAGTGTCATTGGACTGGGAAGACCCGCGTGTACCTCAGTTATTGCGGGAGAAATACGAAGACGGGCAACTGCCAACCCAAAAGACAGTCCAGACGCAGCTAAAACAAGCTTGGGGTTTTGACTTCTATAAACCATCAGCCCTGATGCTACTGCGGTTTAACCAAAAGTTTCACGATCGCTATATTCGAGGGACTTTCCTGCATCACACCTTTGAACCCATTGACTACCAGCAAGCAGACAGCCTCATCAAACAGCACACCCAAAACCCTGAACATCGACAAGCTCTTTTAGAAATTCTCCAGTCTCGCTCTCCCGCCGATGCCTACTACCAAGCCCAATACCGTGTTACAGACTACCACGTACTCAGGCGCTTGCGAGCTTTGGGGCCAGAAGTAGAAGTCTTGTTGCCTTGGGACTTACGGGAAAAGATAGCTTTGCATATCCAACAAACTTGGAACCACTACAAATAG
- a CDS encoding CHASE2 domain-containing protein, producing the protein MDFHRIRSALSVVFSRLPLSQSRAQRAGDGKPEAEPIVPSPMHPVHPPSASRTLRRKNLFWEWRGVWIVTPTVTGIVITLRLLGWLQPWEWMAFDHYIRTRPLEPKDPRIVIVGINEADLRKVRQWPIPDTLLAQLIEKIKAQNPRAIGLDLYRDLPVKPGHSALVEVFKTTPNLIGIEKVNEQDSDAAVAPPPILAKKQQVGVNNVIVDADGKLRRALLFATKDGQNTDSFGLVLAWMYLNAQGISPQPTPHNPQFIQWGKTIFRPFKPNDGGYVGADDGGYQFVLNYRGPANRFTTVSLSQVLQGEIPADLMRDRIVLIGSTATSLNDFFYTPYSGEHISTSQRTAGVEIHANIISHILSAVLAGRSAIQTWPEPVEGLWILLWSTIGATLTWRWRYVGGVRSLSFHNAASPFLAAGMLVGVTYIAFLRGWWIPVVPPLLALSLGSIIITTYMAHTARQIRHILGRYLNDSVVAEVLENPNGLKIGGECRKITILTSDLRGFTALSEQLKPQEVVKVLNIYLECMADVITYYQGSIDEFIGDGILVLFGTPTTREDDAERAVACAIAMQLAMISVNQKMKQLGFPKLEMGIGINTGEVVEGNIGSEKRTKYSVIGGPVNLAFRIESYTVGGQILVSESTLKEVKPLLRINGHKQVKPKGVKRPITIYDVGGLGGKHNLFLPQEEETFFPLPEEIWLEFHYALLDGKHIGDSLFKGRLIKLSAKGALVRAEREDGHAVPQPLSNIKLTLLRPRNSVEDNRDIYAKVLDKSAEPGSFYIHFTAKPTDIEVLLEALYHRAKTPLDGENGLVSSF; encoded by the coding sequence ATGGATTTCCATCGCATCCGGTCTGCTTTATCGGTTGTATTCTCACGACTGCCGCTTTCTCAATCGAGAGCGCAGAGAGCAGGCGATGGCAAACCGGAAGCCGAACCGATTGTACCTTCGCCGATGCATCCAGTGCACCCCCCTTCCGCTTCCAGAACCCTGCGCCGCAAAAATCTGTTCTGGGAATGGCGTGGTGTTTGGATTGTTACCCCCACAGTCACCGGTATAGTCATCACCCTACGATTGCTCGGTTGGTTGCAACCCTGGGAATGGATGGCCTTTGACCACTATATTCGCACTCGTCCCCTAGAACCCAAAGACCCTCGTATCGTCATTGTTGGGATTAATGAAGCCGATTTAAGAAAAGTTCGACAATGGCCGATTCCAGATACCCTATTGGCTCAATTAATCGAGAAAATCAAAGCCCAAAACCCTAGAGCGATCGGTCTTGACCTTTACCGAGATTTACCCGTCAAACCCGGTCATTCCGCCTTAGTGGAGGTCTTTAAAACCACCCCCAACCTGATTGGCATCGAGAAAGTGAATGAACAAGACTCCGATGCAGCGGTTGCACCTCCCCCTATCCTCGCCAAAAAGCAGCAAGTGGGTGTGAATAACGTGATTGTAGACGCTGATGGTAAGCTGCGCCGAGCCTTGCTGTTTGCCACAAAAGACGGGCAAAACACGGATTCCTTTGGCTTGGTTCTGGCTTGGATGTATCTTAATGCTCAAGGAATTAGCCCCCAACCAACCCCCCATAATCCCCAATTTATTCAGTGGGGTAAGACCATCTTTCGCCCTTTTAAACCCAACGACGGCGGCTATGTTGGTGCCGATGATGGCGGTTACCAGTTTGTATTAAACTATCGAGGCCCTGCCAACCGCTTTACCACCGTATCCTTATCCCAAGTTTTGCAGGGGGAAATCCCAGCAGACTTAATGCGCGATCGCATTGTTTTAATTGGTTCAACCGCCACCAGCCTAAATGATTTTTTTTACACCCCCTACAGTGGCGAACACATTAGCACCTCACAGCGTACCGCTGGGGTTGAAATTCACGCCAACATCATCAGCCACATCCTCAGCGCCGTTTTGGCAGGACGTTCTGCTATCCAAACTTGGCCAGAACCCGTGGAAGGATTATGGATTTTGCTCTGGTCTACTATCGGTGCTACCCTAACGTGGCGGTGGCGATATGTCGGTGGAGTGCGATCGCTCTCCTTCCACAATGCCGCCAGTCCATTCCTCGCTGCCGGGATGTTGGTGGGTGTCACATATATCGCCTTTTTACGAGGCTGGTGGATACCCGTAGTACCCCCCTTGCTGGCACTCTCCCTGGGATCAATTATCATCACCACTTACATGGCTCACACTGCCCGACAAATTCGCCACATCCTGGGACGTTACCTGAATGATTCGGTTGTTGCCGAAGTACTGGAAAACCCCAACGGCTTAAAAATCGGTGGCGAATGCCGGAAAATTACCATCCTCACCTCCGACTTACGAGGATTTACCGCCCTATCCGAACAGTTAAAACCGCAAGAAGTGGTTAAAGTCCTGAATATCTATCTGGAATGCATGGCGGATGTCATCACCTACTACCAAGGCAGTATTGATGAGTTTATCGGGGATGGAATTTTAGTTTTGTTTGGCACTCCCACTACCAGAGAGGATGACGCCGAGAGGGCAGTGGCTTGTGCGATTGCCATGCAGTTAGCCATGATTTCGGTTAACCAAAAGATGAAACAGTTAGGCTTCCCCAAACTGGAAATGGGCATCGGCATCAATACAGGTGAAGTCGTGGAGGGGAACATTGGCTCCGAGAAACGCACCAAGTACAGTGTGATTGGGGGACCGGTCAATCTAGCTTTCCGCATCGAATCCTACACCGTAGGCGGTCAAATTCTAGTTTCTGAATCCACCTTAAAGGAGGTCAAGCCACTCTTAAGAATCAATGGGCATAAGCAAGTCAAACCCAAAGGCGTCAAACGACCGATTACCATTTACGATGTTGGCGGCTTGGGAGGAAAACATAATCTCTTTTTACCTCAAGAAGAAGAGACGTTTTTTCCCCTGCCCGAAGAAATTTGGCTGGAATTTCATTACGCCCTTTTGGATGGCAAGCATATTGGTGATTCCCTGTTTAAAGGCAGGTTAATCAAGCTTTCAGCTAAAGGTGCTCTAGTCCGCGCTGAACGGGAAGACGGACATGCTGTGCCGCAGCCCCTGAGTAATATCAAACTCACTTTATTAAGACCAAGGAACTCCGTGGAAGACAACCGGGATATCTATGCCAAGGTTTTGGACAAATCGGCGGAACCGGGCAGTTTTTACATCCATTTCACCGCCAAACCTACTGATATAGAAGTTTTACTAGAAGCTCTCTACCACAGAGCGAAGACGCCTCTAGATGGGGAAAATGGCCTGGTCTCTAGCTTCTAA
- the crn3 gene encoding CRISPR-associated ring nuclease Crn3/Csx3, with product MNTIHLSHCSHQTQDGLPYQHLRVQITNDDGIIEPEDLKGLKLPSGIDFSQGIVIEGKGPIWLYAYLVHECHAAAWVGCYDPRYKGAIVVETHTRAVSVGQVCKIFTDLCKLCPKNKQESRIT from the coding sequence ATGAATACCATCCACTTAAGCCATTGTTCCCATCAGACTCAAGATGGGCTTCCTTACCAACACCTCCGCGTCCAAATTACTAATGATGACGGCATCATTGAGCCAGAAGACCTGAAGGGATTAAAGCTTCCATCTGGCATTGATTTCAGTCAGGGAATTGTCATTGAAGGCAAAGGCCCGATTTGGCTGTACGCCTATTTAGTCCATGAATGTCACGCCGCCGCTTGGGTTGGATGTTACGACCCTCGATATAAAGGAGCCATTGTTGTGGAAACCCATACTCGTGCTGTATCTGTTGGTCAAGTCTGCAAAATATTTACGGATCTTTGTAAGCTTTGCCCAAAAAATAAACAAGAGAGCCGCATAACGTGA